The following proteins are encoded in a genomic region of Coffea eugenioides isolate CCC68of chromosome 6, Ceug_1.0, whole genome shotgun sequence:
- the LOC113773141 gene encoding cytochrome P450 94C1-like encodes MESTQFSCFIVPKFQAFCFLVFSLAMAFVFLILKYFVMRPRVWCKCVICQAYVSSSWSVKFKNLCDWYTYLLQDSPSQTIHVHVLGNIITANPENVEYILKTRFENYPKGKPFSTILGDFLGRGIFNVDGDLWKFQRKMASLELCRISMRSYAFDVVQHEIENRLIPLLSSFAAGKEDRVLDFQDVFRRFSFDCICRVSFGLDPRCLEISLPLSEFAVCFDLASRLSAERAMTAAPVTWKVKRMLNIGSEKELRKAIQMINLLAKEVIRQRRKLGFSEHKDLLSRFMGSVTDETYLRDIIISFLLAGRDTVASTLTSFFWLVANHPEVEAAIQREADRVVGPKEKLTSLEQLRELQYLHAAIFESMRLYPPVQFDSKFCLEDDIFPDGTAVKKGTRVTYHPYAMGRMENIWGSDCLEFKPERWLRDGVFFQENPFKYPVFQAGLRVCLGKDMALVELKSVAISLLRDFHIVLAEAHQSPRFSPGLTATFHGGLPVLVRGKKSSASTESTAAQ; translated from the coding sequence ATGGAGTCTACCCAATTTTCGTGCTTTATCGTGCCTAAGTTTCAAGCTTTCTGTTTCCTTGTCTTCTCTTTGGCGATggcttttgtatttcttatccTGAAGTATTTTGTTATGAGGCCAAGAGTTTGGTGCAAGTGTGTGATTTGCCAAGCTTATGTTAGCTCCAGTTGGTCAGTCAAATTCAAAAACTTGTGCGATTGGTACACTTATCTCCTCCAGGATTCGCCTTCTCAAACTATTCACGTACACGTTCTCGGCAACATAATCACTGCTAATCCCGAAAATGTTGAGTACATACTCAAAACCAGGTTTGAGAATTATCCCAAAGGCAAACCTTTTTCGACCATCCTAGGGGACTTTCTCGGCCGGGGCATATTTAACGTTGACGGTGACTTATGGAAATTCCAGAGGAAAATGGCCAGTCTTGAGCTGTGTCGAATCTCCATGAGATCTTACGCCTTCGATGTTGTCCAACACGAGATCGAAAATCGCCTTATTCCTCTTTTATCCTCCTTCGCAGCGGGTAAAGAAGATCGCGTTCTTGATTTTCAAGACGTTTTCCGCAGATTTTCATTCGATTGTATTTGCAGAGTATCGTTTGGGTTGGACCCCAGGTGTCTAGAAATATCCCTGCCGCTTTCAGAGTTTGCTGTCTGTTTTGACCTAGCATCCAGATTGTCGGCGGAAAGGGCCATGACCGCTGCACCAGTTACTTGGAAGGTCAAAAGGATGCTGAATATAGGCAGCGAGAAGGAACTCCGGAAAGCCATCCAGATGATCAACCTACTAGCTAAAGAAGTCATAAGGCAACGCCGAAAATTAGGTTTTTCCGAACACAAAGATCTTCTCTCTCGATTTATGGGCAGCGTCACCGATGAAACCTACTTAAGAGATATTATAATAAGCTTCCTCCTAGCAGGTCGCGACACAGTTGCCTCGACTTTGACAAGCTTCTTCTGGCTTGTGGCTAACCACCCGGAAGTCGAGGCTGCTATTCAACGGGAGGCTGATCGAGTCGTGGGGCCTAAAGAAAAGCTCACCAGCTTGGAACAACTAAGAGAGCTTCAGTATTTGCATGCTGCAATCTTTGAGAGTATGAGACTGTACCCACCCGTACAATTCGATTCAAAATTTTGCCTGGAGGATGACATCTTCCCTGATGGAACCGCTGTTAAGAAGGGAACACGAGTTACTTATCATCCTTACGCGATGGGGCGGATGGAAAATATCTGGGGTTCCGATTGCTTAGAATTCAAGCCCGAGAGGTGGTTGAGAGATGGCGTCTTCTTCCAGGAAAACCCTTTCAAGTATCCGGTGTTTCAAGCTGGACTAAGGGTCTGTCTGGGGAAAGATATGGCACTTGTGGAGCTCAAGAGTGTAGCAATTTCATTGCTGCGAGACTTTCACATCGTTTTAGCTGAAGCCCATCAAAGCCCGCGCTTCTCTCCTGGACTTACGGCCACTTTCCACGGTGGTTTGCCGGTATTGGTCCGAGGAAAGAAAAGCTCCGCCAGCACCGAGTCAACTGCAGCTCAATAA